Sequence from the Parus major isolate Abel chromosome 1, Parus_major1.1, whole genome shotgun sequence genome:
CTGTGATTTCTGTTCCTCTCTTCCAGTTCTTTCTGTGTTCGGTTTATGTGCCAATGTGCACAGAGAAGATTAACATCCCCATAGGTCCCTGTGGAGGCATGTGCCTCTCTGTCAAAAGAAGATGTGAAcctgttttaaaagaatttgGGTTTGCCTGGCCAGACAGCCTAAACTGCAGCAAATTCCCACCCCAGAATGATCACAACCACATGTGCATGGAGGGCCCAGGAGACGAAGAGGTTCCCCTTCACAGCAAGACCTCCttgcagcctggagaagagtgCCACGGCATGGGATCTAACTCAGATCAGTACATTTGGGTGAAGAGAAGCTTGAGCTGTGTCCTGAAGTGTGGCTACGATGCCGGTCTCTACAGCAGGTCAGCTAAGGAATTCACAGATATCTGGATGGCCATATGGGCCAGCCTTTGCTTCATCTCGACTGCCTTCACAGTCCTGACCTTCCTGATTGATTCATCCAGATTTTCCTACCCGGAGCGGCCAATCATATTTTTGAGCATGTGCTACAATATTTATAGCATTGCTTATATTGTGAGGCTAACTGTGGGCCGGGAAAGGATATCCTGTGATTTTGAAGAGGCAGCAGAACCTGTTCTTATCCAAGAAGGTCTTAAGAACACAGGATGTGCGATAATTTTCTTGCTGATGTACTTTTTCGGGATGGCTAGCTCCATCTGGTGGGTTATTCTGACACTGACATGGTTTCTGGCTGCGGGACTCAAGTGGGGCCACGAAGCAATCGAAATGCACAGCTCCTATTTCCACATCGCAGCCTGGGCCATCCCGGCGGTGAAGACCATCGTCATTTTGATTATGAGACTTGTAGATGCAGACGAGCTCACCGGCCTCTGCTATGTTGGGAACCAGAACCTGGATGCGCTGACAGGCTTTGTTGTGGCTCCACTTTTTACCTACCTGGTCATTGGGACTTTATTCATCGCAGCAGGACTCGTGGCCTTATTTAAAATCCGGTCTAATCTCCAGAAAGACGGAACTAAAACTGACAAACTGGAAAGACTGATGGTCAAAATTGGGGTCTTTTCAGTGCTGTACACTGTCCCAGCAACGTGTGTCATCGCCTGTTATTTCTATGAAATCTCCAACTGGGCCATTTTCCGCTATTCAGCTGATGATTCCAATATGGCAGTGGAGATGCTCAAAATTTTCATGTCCCTTCTGGTAGGTATTACATCAGGTATGTGGATCTGGTCAGCCAAAACTCTGCACACGTGGCAGAAGTGCTCCAACAGACTGGTGAACTCAGGGAAAGTGAAACGGGAGAAGAGAGCAGACGGTTGGGTGAAACCTGGGAAAGGGAACGAGACTGTGGTATGAGAAAAGGACAGCATCCTGCTGGTCTTACTGCTCTCCTGTGAAGGACTGATCATGTGTAAGCTTTGCTGTATAAATGTTGGGAGTAGGGGAGCAATTATACAACCTGTCTCTGgggatgggagaaaaaaaaagccttaaagaataaacagcaaaaagatCATGCTGCAGATACAATAGCCATAAACCATGCTGCCCAAAATAGGAGAGCCCGGGGAGGctttaaaagctgtgaaatacCCAAACAtgttatcttcctttttttttttttttattaaagcaggATGCAATTACTGAAGTCTTGAAGTCTTTAGAAATGGAGGCGCTTTATCCCATAGCTGTGGGATGAGGTTTTTCCTTTCATCATCTTACAGCTGATGGAGGAAAGGCAGGCCAGGGCCAAATTCTGGGCTTAAAAAGAGTCCAGTTACCAAGTTACCAGAAGATGCAGGGCCCTAGACCTCAGTCAGATGTCTTCTTCCTGACTTGAGCATTGAGAAGGAAGCACTTGATGAGGATTCTGTCCTTATGCCCTGGGGAATTCTTGTGTTCCAATACACTGTACAATTCAGTCAGGGATCATGtcctgaaacaaaaagcaaatggaCTTTCCAGGTCCTTGCCGTGATGAGTAGGATTTAGTGAGGTATTAGTGAGGATGACTTTTCAGTCCTCTAATGGCCTAATAATAATTTTGACTCATTCTTTTTGCCATTTATAACCTGGTCCAAATGGAGAGTTGATTCTGCCTTGTGGGAATTTGAACCTCCCTATGTTTCTTCCCACCTCAGTTATTCTGTGGGTCTAtcaatatttataaaatctAAAAGCTTTACTCAAGGCCATCCTCAGAAGCAGAGGAATCAGGTCACAGTGGGAAACTGCATATGGTCTTCTGCATCTATTATCATTATCCATCTGCCTCCAATTCCTGCCCCTTCAGGTGCTCCTGCTATTTCTAGCAGACCACTTTATTCTGCTGCATTTATTAGCTTTAAAAAGTCTTAACTATACAGTGTTCCTTCctctgggaaagagaaaagttaTTTGAAGGTACCTTCAAACAATACCATGTTTCTCCAAACAAACTTACTTGTCTTTCTCTGCAGACTCATTGCATGAAGCAATTAAGTCTTAATGGATTTCATTCAGTGTGATGGTATCTCCTCTGTAGACGCCAGTCTACGGAGAAGTAAAATGTTAAGTTCCTTGGCAACCTCGTGTTCACACAGATCAGTTGTGTAATTATGTGTGTCAGATGCAATTAAAAGAACATTCTCAGTCCGTGACATTGCAGTACAGCTGACAGCTTCACAACGATGCTTCAATTGCTCACTGACAGCTATGGagactttattttaatgtatatttatacaCCAAATGTGAGCAGGCATTCAGTCCTCAGGAGCAACAAAGATCTTTCCAGTTTTTGTAGAGGGATCCAAGAAATCAAACTTCTTGGTGAATAATGTTGTTTCAAAGAAACCACTGCATTTTCTTATTCTGTTATTTGAGGAGGCACCAGCTTGTGCTTGTGGGAAGCTGAATGTAATGTCAGGGAATTGTAAGAAAGGTGATGCAAATACAGATATCCTAGAAGCACTTAAGAGAACACTGTTATGATGCTCTAGCCCTTTGAAACACATTTGGTTTTATCTATGTGCCCCAAGCTTTTGCTTCCTTTGTTTGTGTGGAACCTGATCAGCTGCAGAGCATCCCCCTGGTGCTCCAACTCCCATGATCTTCCAGGGCAGCTGAGAGCAGATGCTGCTTTATTAAAGTACTTGCTTTCCACACAGGTGCCCATGTGCTTTGCAAACCACAGTTCACTCCAGCTCTGGAAGTGAGCACTAATCTGTCCCAGAAGCATGTATTGTTTCAATGTCAGTGTCGAAACAT
This genomic interval carries:
- the FZD4 gene encoding frizzled-4, whose amino-acid sequence is MCTEKINIPIGPCGGMCLSVKRRCEPVLKEFGFAWPDSLNCSKFPPQNDHNHMCMEGPGDEEVPLHSKTSLQPGEECHGMGSNSDQYIWVKRSLSCVLKCGYDAGLYSRSAKEFTDIWMAIWASLCFISTAFTVLTFLIDSSRFSYPERPIIFLSMCYNIYSIAYIVRLTVGRERISCDFEEAAEPVLIQEGLKNTGCAIIFLLMYFFGMASSIWWVILTLTWFLAAGLKWGHEAIEMHSSYFHIAAWAIPAVKTIVILIMRLVDADELTGLCYVGNQNLDALTGFVVAPLFTYLVIGTLFIAAGLVALFKIRSNLQKDGTKTDKLERLMVKIGVFSVLYTVPATCVIACYFYEISNWAIFRYSADDSNMAVEMLKIFMSLLVGITSGMWIWSAKTLHTWQKCSNRLVNSGKVKREKRADGWVKPGKGNETVV